One window of the Lactococcus lactis genome contains the following:
- a CDS encoding ribose-phosphate diphosphokinase: MVYSDSHLKLFALNSNPGLAEKISQFTGVPLGKLSSKQFSDGEIMINMEESVRSQDIFIVQSTSCPVNDHLWELLIMIDACKRASARTINVVIPYFGYARQDRTATSREPITAKLVADMIVKAGADRLLTLDIHAVQVQGFFDIPVDNLFTVPLFADYYRKSGLFGDDVIVVAPKNSGIKRARSLAEYLESAIAIVDYEDDDKNRENGYVIGNVSGKKVILIDDILNTGVTFANAANVVREAGASEIYAVASHGLFTSGAADVLEKADIKEILVTDSVVTNHRKPLNVKYLSAAEYLASAILRIHEGRPVSPLFEHEKPQD, from the coding sequence GTGGTTTACTCTGATTCACACTTAAAGCTTTTTGCCTTAAACTCAAACCCTGGTCTTGCTGAGAAAATTAGCCAGTTTACAGGAGTTCCTCTAGGAAAACTTTCTTCAAAACAGTTTTCCGACGGTGAAATTATGATTAACATGGAAGAAAGTGTCCGTAGTCAAGACATCTTTATTGTTCAATCAACAAGCTGCCCTGTTAACGATCACCTTTGGGAATTACTAATCATGATTGACGCATGTAAACGTGCTTCTGCTCGTACAATTAACGTTGTTATCCCATACTTTGGATATGCTCGTCAAGACCGTACTGCGACTTCTCGTGAACCAATCACAGCCAAATTAGTTGCTGATATGATTGTTAAAGCTGGAGCTGACCGCTTATTAACCCTCGATATTCACGCTGTCCAAGTACAAGGTTTCTTTGATATACCTGTAGACAACTTGTTTACTGTCCCACTTTTTGCTGACTACTACCGTAAGAGTGGATTATTTGGTGATGACGTGATTGTTGTTGCACCAAAAAATTCTGGGATTAAACGTGCACGCTCACTTGCTGAATACTTAGAGTCAGCAATTGCCATTGTTGACTATGAAGATGATGACAAAAACCGTGAAAACGGATATGTTATCGGTAATGTTTCAGGTAAAAAAGTTATTCTTATCGATGATATTTTGAACACTGGGGTCACTTTTGCCAACGCTGCAAATGTTGTACGCGAAGCGGGAGCAAGTGAAATTTATGCAGTTGCCAGCCACGGATTATTTACTAGCGGAGCCGCTGATGTTCTTGAAAAAGCAGATATCAAAGAAATTTTGGTCACAGATTCTGTTGTGACAAACCATCGCAAACCTTTAAATGTAAAATATTTGAGTGCAGCTGAATACTTAGCCAGTGCTATTCTTCGTATCCACGAAGGACGTCCAGTTTCTCCACTTTTTGAACATGAAAAACCTCAAGATTAA